From Kogia breviceps isolate mKogBre1 chromosome 2, mKogBre1 haplotype 1, whole genome shotgun sequence, one genomic window encodes:
- the LOC131750546 gene encoding LOW QUALITY PROTEIN: zinc finger protein 502-like (The sequence of the model RefSeq protein was modified relative to this genomic sequence to represent the inferred CDS: inserted 1 base in 1 codon; substituted 3 bases at 3 genomic stop codons) gives MLNMQGAEEREIEGEICPGWVNKPAPEQDGSEIDLPGIASKRSQEDEYQDPTFAXKYVCESMKENPPREVPGPCLFQEGFGGITFIHKEAPPEMIRXEYKFERSLLLTSSLLTHLRVSTEESLHQWETSSIHTNEISDQSKCPTLSTQKKSWKCSECGKTFNQSSSFTQHQRTHMRPYTCEECGKTFSSSSFLVRHQRIHTGVKPYGCEQCGETFRYRSLLTQHQRIHTGEKPYKCNDCGNSFLNHSHLIEHQRIHTGEKXYKCNRCGKVFSLNTHLIHHQRIHTGEKPYLCNECGSSFRKHSNLTQHHRTHTGEKRYTCDECGKTSHTKANLSQHQRIHTGEKPYKCKECGKAFCQSPSLIKHQRIHTGEKLYKCKECSKAFAQSTPLTKHQRINTGERPYQCSECGKAFIQSICLIQHQRSHTGEKPYKXNECGKGFNQNTCLTQHMRIHTGEKPYKCQECGKAFAHNTSLTEHHRNHTSKKLCKCSECEKTFCKYAHLSEHYRIHTGVKTYECIECGKFFRRSSVLFRHQKLHSGE, from the exons atgttgaataTGCAAGGagctgaagagagagagattgaaggAGAGATTTGTCCAGGTTGGGTGAACAAGCCTGCTCCAGAGCAGGATGGCTCTGAAATTGATTTGCCAGGAATAGCATCAAAGAGATCCCAAGAGGATGAATACCAGGATCCTACATTtgcataaaaatatgtatgtgagaGCATGAAGGAAAACCCTCCCAGAGAGGTTCCTGGACCATGCCTTTTCCAAGAAGGTTTTGGGGGAATAACTTTCATCCACAAAGAAGCACCTCCAGAAATGATTAGATAAGAATATAAATTTGAGAGAAGCCTGCTTTTGACCTCAAGTCTTCTTACACATCTCAGGGTTTCTACAGAAGAGAGCCTACATCAGTGGGAGACAAGTAGCATACACACCAATGAGATTTCAGACCAAAGTAAATGTCCGACCCTCTCTACACagaaaaaatcttggaaatgtaGTGAATGTGGAAAAACTTTTAATCAGAGCTCATCCTTTACCCAGCATCAGAGAACTCATATGAGACCCTACACATGTGAAGAATGTGGGAAAACTTTTAGTAGTAGTTCATTCCTTGTTCGACATCAAAGAATTCATACCGGAGTGAAACCATATGGATGTGAGCAGTGTGGGGAAACATTTCGATATCGATCATTGCTTACTCAGCATCAGAgaatccacactggagagaaaccatataaATGTAATGACTGTGGGAATTCCTTCCTCAATCATTCACATCTCATTGAACaccagagaattcacactggagaga cttATAAATGCAATAGATGTGGGAAGGTGTTCAGTCTGAACACACACCTCATTcatcatcagagaattcacactggtgAGAAACCTTATTTATGCAACGAATGTGGCTCTTCTTTTCGCAAACACTCAAATCTTACACAACATCACAGAACTCACACTGGGGAAAAACGCTATACATGTGATGAATGCGGGAAGACTTCCCATACAAAGGCAAACCTCTCTcagcatcagagaattcatactggagagaaaccttataagtgtaaggaatgtgggaaagcatTTTGTCAGAGCCCATCCCTTATTAAAcaccagagaattcatactggagaaaaaCTCTATAAGTGTAAGGAATGTagtaaagcttttgcacagagtACCCCACTCACAAAACATCAGAGAATTAATACAGGGGAAAGACCCTACCAATGCAGTGAATGTGGTAAAGCTTTCATTCAAAGCATTTGTCTTATTCAGCATCAGAGAAGtcacactggagaaaaaccctataaatgaaatgaatgtgGGAAGGGCTTTAACCAGAATACCTGCCTCACTCAGCATatgagaattcatactggagaaaaGCCCTATAAATGTcaagaatgtgggaaagcctttgcTCACAACACGTCTCTTACTGAACATCATAGAAATCACACTAGCAAGAAGCTCTGTAAGTGTAGTGAGTGTGAGAAAACCTTCTGCAAGTATGCACACCTTAGTGAACATTACAGGATTCACACTGGTGTGAAGACTTATGAGTGCATTGAATGTGGAAAATTCTTCAGACGTAGTTCAGTCCTTTTCAGACATCAGAAACTTCACAGTGGTGAATAA